tgttcagccttctgttctcttgtttttgcttggggagataCTGTCGAGGgatcgggcatgccacgtttattccttttcttgtattattgttagttttagctgcatttttgcttcttttgttcatttaagctcttttaaccctggaaatacaaaaggaagacaaaagcacactttttccaacattagtactaaaaagggttagttttatgccacatttgatgtaatttatatgttgcattttgcacacatcaataACCGTTTTTTTTAACAGGGATGATTTGTTTGATTTGATTCCGATTCTAGGTTTttagcatgttttaacatgttcgGGCATGTTGGAACCCGTTTTAAAACATGTTCCGTGTATGATCAAAGGGGTTCTAATGGAATCTGGTCGATGTAACTGGTTTTTGAAGAGAGGGTGATTTGTTTTATTTGGTTCCGGTTTCGGGTTTttagcatgttttaacatgttcgGGTATGTTGGAACCCTTTTCTAACCATAAGGTTACAACCCGATGTATACCCAAAGGGCAAGGTTGATTTCATAGCCAGTTCCTCCATACTCGGTTCCTATCAATACCTGgttctaggttttttttttacaatttaccCGAGAAAACACTTCAAATATGATAAAGTTTTCACTAGGGTAATTATAACTTTACCCTCTTATTACATGAGTTTTCTCGGTAAGTAGACACACATATTTATTGTATGATGAACTAGggtaaagatcaaataggaattttattttcgctaggaaggataggaagcaatcTCAGCCGTTCATCatctatttttaaatttttggacGCGTGGGCTTTTTCGTCATTTTACATTATCATATCTTCGTTCTAATTTATAGATTCTGTTACTTCTTTTCTTAGTTCATCGCTCTCATAACAGAATtgaagattccatatccctaaaTCGCCATCGATCGCAAATTCAACTCTTTTCAAACATTAATCTTCTTTCGTTTGTCAATTCGATAATTTCAATGTCTTCGTCCGACTCTGCTGGTATGTTTAGCTTCAATTTTGAgttattttttgtaatttttgtccAAATTTCATTGTTTTACGTTTTATAATTCGTGTTTCTGTAATTAATATTTGATATTTCATAAGTttaattgttattgttgtataatttaacataatttgtttgttttgtttcttCATCATTTTATTGCGTTTTAGTTAATAGTTGCGTTTTATgatattaattaaattatatgCATACAAACTTGTAGTTTAAGATTTATGTAATATAAAGCTAAATATTAGCTATAACTGTTATTGTTGTAGAATTTTTGTTTGTTCATCATTTGATGCGTTTTACTGAATGTATTGCGTTTTATGCTTTTACTCATAATACTTCTTATACAAACCTTAAAGGTCTGTATTTCTAAATTATTATATACATACTTTGAGATTTAACAGTAAACACATTATTATTTAGGTTGTAATGCGTTTTATGATTTTTTGTAAAGTGTTTCAGATCACATGATGCGTTTTACTGAACATATTTTTAGGCTTATCAGTAAAAACATTATTCTGTAAGAGGTATTGCgttttatattctttttaattGTTTCAGATAACATTTCCAAGTGGGAGGAACGTGTATGCATAAACAGTGGAAGAAAGTTTTACAAACCAAAAGTCAGTGGATCTCTTACACCTGCTGTTGGAATGCTTTTTAAGTCATTTGATGAGGCATTTGCATTTTATCAGAGATATGCACTTGCTGCAGGTTTTTCTGCAAGAAAAAATACCTCTTGGAAAATGTTGGTGGTTTAGtaaaaataagatatattgtCTGTTCAAAAGAAGGATTTCATGTTTCCAAAGCAAtagattctggttcagttgagaaTAGTAAAAGAATTGTTAGACGTAATAGAGGTTCAAAAAGAGTTGGATGCAATGCTCATGTGAAACTAATATTAGAGGACAATAATATGTTTAAACTCTACTTCTTTGAACAAGAACATAATCATATCTTTGTTGAAGATGAAGATATTCATTTCTTGTCGGCTGCCAGAAGTATCGATTATGTGAAAGAAAGTTTTATATCTGGATAGTCTGCAATCAATATTGGACCTGTTAAAGCATTCAATATTATGAAAACAATTTATGGTGGTTTTGGTGAAGTTGGAGCTAGTAAAGTTGATTGTAAGAATTATAGAAGGGATTTGAATCTTTACATCGGAGAGTATGATGCAGAAATGGTAGTTAGGCGCCTTATTAGGAAGAAAGAATGTTGTCCTGGTTTCACATGTGATTATGTTATTCGTGAAGATAGAAGATTGAGAGGGCTTTTCTGGGCTGATGAGGAATCAAAAAAAATTATACAGTGTTTGGTGACATATTTGGTTTTGATGCTACTTATAAATCAAACAAgtaagtttttatttatttattgcgTTATATAAATTCTATTGCGTTATATATCCTCTTCTAAATTTTCTAatgcttttttaattttttttattcagGTATGATTTGGTTTTTGTACCATTTACTGGTATTGATAATCATTTTAGGAATGTCACATTTGGTGGTGCATTACTTGGTTCGGAGACTGCAGATTCGTATAGATGGCTTTTAAGATGCTTTGTTAATGCTTTTGGAAGTGAGCCTAAAGTTGTTGTTACTGATCAAGATGCTGCAATGAAGAGAGCTATTAAGGATGTACTTCCAAGAAGTAGGCATAGGTTATGTATGTGGCATATATGGGAGAAATTGAAGACAAAGGTATTAACTGCGTTTTATGATATAACAAACTGCAATTTTATAAACTGCGTTTTATGTATTATACAATAAAATCCAACATTTTTAACAATAGAATTACAATTGCATTTTACAATCAATGCTTTTTAAGTTATTGCGTTTTATGTTTAATGATTTTATAACTTTTTATTCAGGTTGGTCCTGTTTTGTCAGCAAACACTGATTTTAATACAAGAATGACTCGTGTTGTTTGGAATGATACTATTATTCCAGAAGATTTTGAAACTGAGTGGCATTCAATAATGTTTACTTTTGGATTGGAAAATCATGAGTGGTTAAAAGACATGTACGATCTTCGATTTGATTGGATTCCTGCTTATTACCATGGAGAGGATTTGGCTGGGCTTATGCGTACTACCTCAAGATGTGAAAGCGAGAATTACTTCTTTGGTCAGATTTGCAATCCAAGATGTACACTTGTTGAATTTTTCACTCATTTTGAGACAGCAATGGATATTCAAAGGCATGAGCATAGGAGGAATGATCATGATACAAGGTATATTGAGTGTAAACCGTGGAGTGACTTTGTATTGGAGAAACAAGCATCAGAAATATACACCCAAACAATTTTTAAGGATATTCAAATTGAAATTGATGCTGCTATTACAAAGTgtatgtcaaagtctgttgataCTGTGGGTGATTTTCAATATTTTGAAATAAAGGATTTCAGACAGCCATGCACATCTTTTTTCAAggtaattttttaaatttatattgttTAAATATCTATTGCGTTTTATATTTCATCTTTAATTGCGTTTTAACATTATATGATCTTATGGTTATATctgtattatatttattattcatTGCGTTTTATATTACATTTCATTAATTTTATATATCTTTTTAATCTTATTTACAGGTGCAATACAGCAAAGAAGAAGATGGTTTAAGTATAAATTGTTCTTGCAAACGGTTTGAACAATTTGGTATATTGTGCCGCCATATATTTTACGTATTACGGTATGAGGATATTAGTGAGTTTCCTAGAAGATATGTTCATAGAAGA
This is a stretch of genomic DNA from Helianthus annuus cultivar XRQ/B chromosome 16, HanXRQr2.0-SUNRISE, whole genome shotgun sequence. It encodes these proteins:
- the LOC118488158 gene encoding protein FAR1-RELATED SEQUENCE 6-like, giving the protein MSSSDSADNISKWEERVCINSGRKFYKPKVSGSLTPAVGMLFKSFDEAFAFYQRYALAAGFHVSKAIDSGSVENSKRIVRRNRGSKRVGCNAHVKLILEDNNMFKLYFFEQEHNHIFVEDEDIHFLSAARIGASKVDCKNYRRDLNLYIGEYDAEMVVRRLIRKKECCPGIKKNYTVFGDIFGFDATYKSNKYDLVFVPFTGIDNHFRNVTFGGALLGSETADSYRWLLRCFVNAFGSEPKVVVTDQDAAMKRAIKDVLPRSRHRLCMWHIWEKLKTKVGPVLSANTDFNTRMTRVVWNDTIIPEDFETEWHSIMFTFGLENHEWLKDMYDLRFDWIPAYYHGEDLAGLMHLQSKMYTC